The Dehalococcoides mccartyi CG5 genome contains the following window.
CAGTGCCACTTATCCACCCCAAAAGCGATAAACAGGGTATTTACACAGGCAAGCATTTGGAGTAATACTATTATGCAGGGTGATATACGAATAGAGAGGTTTTTATCAACCCTGAACGCAATAGTCAGGTATAGGCCAAACCTACAGGACTTGCCAAACGGCAGACCTGAGCCAGATACAGCCAGCCGCATACCATATGTGTGTGCCAAACCTGAATACAGCAACAAATGGGATTGGGATTCTCCAATAAACTCAATCCGTATGAATTATTTCCTCTGGCATACAACCACCCGGTAGCCGACAGATTAAGAGGTAACCGAATTGTGAAAGATAAGCTGGAGAAAAAGACCCTGCACCCGAAAAAATTGACGGGCGGCAATCCTTTACCAAATACTCAGATCAAATCTGATACTCAAGGCATGCCTGCTCCAAACTTGGCAAATCTGTCCAAGGGTGAACTGCCTTACAGCGAACAGGCTGATATCTTCTTTGAGATGGATCAGGATTTAAATTATATATACTGGGACAAAGCCTCCGAAGAACTCACCGGCATACCTGCCAAAGATGCCATAGGCAAATCTATTTATACCCTTTTCCCAAAAACCAAGGGCTCAGATATTGAAAAAGCTTATCTGAAAGCCCTAAAAACCAAGCTCCCCCAACATTTTCCTTCAAAGTACCAGATTGGAAAACAGCAACACTATTTTGAGATTAGTGCGTACCCGACTGCAAGTGGCCTATCTGTTTTTGCCAAAGATATTACCGAGTCCAAAGAAACCCATGAAACACTCCGCCAGTCCAATATTTTGTACTCCACGCTGGTGGAAAAAAGCAATGACGGAATTATCATAATTCAGGATGAGCTGCTAGTTTATGCCAATCCAAAAATGACTGAATTGTCCGGGTTTTACCTGGAAGAAATCACGGGAAAACCCATGGTTGACTTCGTTTCCCCAGAATACCGGGGGCTGGTACTGGATCGGTACCAGAGGCGGCTGGCCGGAGAAAAAATACCTAACCAATATGAGATAGAAATTGTTGCCAAAGACAAGCGCAAGATACCGGTTGAAATAAATGCCAGCCATATTGAGTATAAAAACAAACCTGCCAATATGGCCATAATTCATGATATGACTAATTACAAACTAGCCCAACTAAAACTTGCCGAAAGTGAAGAACGCTACAGGGGAGCACTGGACAACATGCTGGAGGGCTGCCAGATTATTGGATATGACTGGCGTTATAAGTATCTGAATAAAGCGGCGGTTCAGCAAAGCCGTCTGACCAAAGAATCACTCTTCAGCCATACTATGATGGAATTATACCCCGGGATTGAAAACACCGAGTTATTTACCAATCTCCGTCTCTGCATGGAGAAAAGGATTACCGTCAAAATGGAAAACCAGTTTATTTTCCCTGACCTCACTGAAGGCTGGTTTGAATTAAGTATTGAACCGGTACCGGAGGGTATTTTTATACTCTCACTGGATATTACCCAGCGCAAAAAAACTGAAAACCAGTTGCGAATCAGCGAAGAGCGTTTTCACCTGGTATTTGACCAGGTACCCATTGGGATAGCTATAGCCAATTTGGATTTTAAATTTATACAAGTTAATAAAACCATGTGCAAGATGATGGGATACTCCGAAAAGGAATTTGCCTCCATTACATTTAAAGATTTGACCCCTGCCGAATTTCTGGCATACGATATGTATCAGTTAAAACTCCTGAACAAAGGCGCCATAGACCATTTCGAACGGGACAAGCAATACCGTCATAAAGACGGCAGTGTTTTCTGGGGACATTTATTTGTAGGCACGATAAAAGATGACGAAGGTAAAATTCTATATTACACCCCATGTATTATAGATATTACCAAACGCAAACAAGCCGAAGAATCTCTGCAAAAATACAAACTGATTGCCGATGACAGCCGGGATATCATCCTGTTTCTGGATAAAAACAGCGGGAAAATACTTGAGGCCAATGTTGCCGCTACCAAAGCTTACGGGTACAGCCGCAAGCAATTGTTAAACAAGACTATATATGACATACGCCCGCTTAATACACAAACATCTATTCCCCAACAAATAGCCCTGGCTGATTCAGACGGAATACTATTTGAATCGTATCACCGCCATAAAGACGGCAGCATCTTCCCTGTGGAGGTAAGTTCCAGGGGCGCCACTGTCAACAATACCCGCTTGATAGTAAGCGTGATAAGGGATATAACCGAACGCAGAGAATCTGAAGAGGCTTTTAAAGCTATATATAAACACCAGGAGACTATACTGGCTACTGTCCCGGATATTATAGCCGAAGTGGATGAAAACCGGGTCTACACATGGATAAACGAATCCGGCAGAGAGTTTTTCGGGGATGATGTCATCGGCAAAGAGGCATCGTACTATTTTGAAGGGGAGCAGGATACTTACCACAAGATTGCACCAGTTTTTAACGGAGATGAAAACACACTTTATATCGAAAGCTGGCAACGCCGCAAGGATGGCGAAAAACGTCTGCTGGGCTGGTGGTCACATGCGCTAAAGGATATCACCGGTAAAACGGTAGGGGCATTATCCGTTGCCAGTGATATAACCGACCGCAAACTTATGGAAGAGAATCTGGTCCATTCGGCTAAAGAGTGGAGTATTACTTTTGACTCTATAAACGATATGATTTGCATTGTGGACGCCGGTTACGTAATTCAGCGGGTCAATAACGCATTCGCCAACTCCTTGAATCTGTCTCCGGTGGAAATTATAGGCAGGCATTGTTATGAACTTATCCATGCAACCAGCAAACCCTATTCCATATGCCCGCATAAACTTACCCTTGAAACGGGGCTAACCCAGACAAGTGAATACCTTGAAGAAAACCTTGGTATATGGGTTGAAGCAACCACCTCACCCATTTTTGATGCGTCTCACCGGGTGACAGGGTCGGTTCATATTATCAAAGACATCAGTTCCAGAAAAAAATCTGAAGAGTCTTTGAAGGCAGAGCGTGAGACCTACCTGTCCCTGTTTAACAGTGTTTCAGATGCTATTTTTGTCCACCGCCCGAAACCGGATAAAACACCTGGCAAACTTCTGGAAGTAAATGATATTGCGGTAAAAATGCTGGGGTACAGTCGCGAAGAACTACTCAATATGGAAGTAGCAGATATTACAACCCAAATAGTAGATGACTTGCCATTATTTGAAAAAGCCGCTGCAAGACTTAATAATAATCAGGAAGCTTCTTTTGAACGCATTTTTGTAACCAAAACCGGCAGGAAAATACCGGTGGAGCTAAGGTCACGAACCATTATTTTTGAAGGCGATACGGCAATCCTTACCATGGCCAGAGATATCAGCGAGCTTAAGAAGGCCGAAACTGAGCGGCAAAAACTTCGCGAACAGGCAGATGTAGCTAACCGTCTGGCCGCAGTAGGGGAAATGGCGGCCGGCATTGCCCACGAGATAAACAACCCATTAACCGGTGTTATCGGTTTTGCAGAGCTGCTTGCCAACAGACCTGATTTGCCTGCTGATATACAGGACTCTATAAAGATAATAAACAACGGAAGCCTCAGGGTAGTTGAGATTGTAAAAAGGCTGCTGACCTTTGCCCGCCAGACAAGACCAATTGTCAGCAAGGTCAATATTACAGATGTGATAGATAACTCCCTGGCACTGCGAAGTTATGTACTGGAAACTGCCGGAATTTCCATAATCCGGGATTATGCTCCAAATCTACCCTGGATAGATATTGATCCTGCCCAAATACAGCAGGTTTTTCTAAACCTGATATTAAACGCCGAACAATCCATGAAAAAAATCCATGAAAAAGGTACTTTGACGGTAAAAACTAAAAAAGCCGGCAAGTACATACTTATTTCATTTAAAGATGACGGAGCAGGTATACCGCCGGATGTAATGGATAAAATATTCCAGCCGTTTTTCACCACCAAAGACCCCGGGCAGGGAACGGGCTTGGGTTTAAGCCTGTCACAAGGCATTATTTTGGAGCACGGCGGCAAAATATGGGCGGAAAACAACCCTGATGGAGGCGCTACCTTTATGATAGAACTGCCCATAACCACCACTTGTGAAATCCCCGCCCAAGCCCCCGGAGAAACAGATAAGGCCTATCTGAAATCAAACAGAATAGCTTCAGCCCTGGTGATAGATGATGAACCGGCAGTCAGATCCTTGTTAAAAATCATTTTACGCCAAGATGGCCACAAGGTAGATGAATGTGAAAACCCGGAAAAAGCTCTGGAAAAACTCAAAGATAATACCTATGATATTGTCTTTCTGGATATCCGCATGCCCGGCATGAGCGGAACCGAACTTTACAAAAATATTATCAGCAAC
Protein-coding sequences here:
- a CDS encoding hybrid sensor histidine kinase/response regulator, which translates into the protein MGLGFSNKLNPYELFPLAYNHPVADRLRGNRIVKDKLEKKTLHPKKLTGGNPLPNTQIKSDTQGMPAPNLANLSKGELPYSEQADIFFEMDQDLNYIYWDKASEELTGIPAKDAIGKSIYTLFPKTKGSDIEKAYLKALKTKLPQHFPSKYQIGKQQHYFEISAYPTASGLSVFAKDITESKETHETLRQSNILYSTLVEKSNDGIIIIQDELLVYANPKMTELSGFYLEEITGKPMVDFVSPEYRGLVLDRYQRRLAGEKIPNQYEIEIVAKDKRKIPVEINASHIEYKNKPANMAIIHDMTNYKLAQLKLAESEERYRGALDNMLEGCQIIGYDWRYKYLNKAAVQQSRLTKESLFSHTMMELYPGIENTELFTNLRLCMEKRITVKMENQFIFPDLTEGWFELSIEPVPEGIFILSLDITQRKKTENQLRISEERFHLVFDQVPIGIAIANLDFKFIQVNKTMCKMMGYSEKEFASITFKDLTPAEFLAYDMYQLKLLNKGAIDHFERDKQYRHKDGSVFWGHLFVGTIKDDEGKILYYTPCIIDITKRKQAEESLQKYKLIADDSRDIILFLDKNSGKILEANVAATKAYGYSRKQLLNKTIYDIRPLNTQTSIPQQIALADSDGILFESYHRHKDGSIFPVEVSSRGATVNNTRLIVSVIRDITERRESEEAFKAIYKHQETILATVPDIIAEVDENRVYTWINESGREFFGDDVIGKEASYYFEGEQDTYHKIAPVFNGDENTLYIESWQRRKDGEKRLLGWWSHALKDITGKTVGALSVASDITDRKLMEENLVHSAKEWSITFDSINDMICIVDAGYVIQRVNNAFANSLNLSPVEIIGRHCYELIHATSKPYSICPHKLTLETGLTQTSEYLEENLGIWVEATTSPIFDASHRVTGSVHIIKDISSRKKSEESLKAERETYLSLFNSVSDAIFVHRPKPDKTPGKLLEVNDIAVKMLGYSREELLNMEVADITTQIVDDLPLFEKAAARLNNNQEASFERIFVTKTGRKIPVELRSRTIIFEGDTAILTMARDISELKKAETERQKLREQADVANRLAAVGEMAAGIAHEINNPLTGVIGFAELLANRPDLPADIQDSIKIINNGSLRVVEIVKRLLTFARQTRPIVSKVNITDVIDNSLALRSYVLETAGISIIRDYAPNLPWIDIDPAQIQQVFLNLILNAEQSMKKIHEKGTLTVKTKKAGKYILISFKDDGAGIPPDVMDKIFQPFFTTKDPGQGTGLGLSLSQGIILEHGGKIWAENNPDGGATFMIELPITTTCEIPAQAPGETDKAYLKSNRIASALVIDDEPAVRSLLKIILRQDGHKVDECENPEKALEKLKDNTYDIVFLDIRMPGMSGTELYKNIISNWPKLTGHIIFITGDTSDAKVRDYLDNHDIPYVTKPFDMSLLKIAINKILNKMDADN